TTTCGCACGGGCAATTGCGCCCAGCCCCAAACTTCTCATCGCCGATGAGCCTGTCGCGGCACTCGACTCCACGTCGCGGGAACGCGTGCTTTCCTTGATGGAAGATATGCAGCGTCGGCATGGTACCGCGCAACTGCTCATTTCTCATGATCTCTCAGTCATTGCACGTTTGTGTCGCGAAGTCGTGGTGATGCGTGGCGGTCAAATCGTCGAGCGCGGCGAAACCCGCCGGATCTTTCAGGCACCGGCTCATCCTTATACTCGACAGTTGCTTGCTGCCATTCCCGGCAGAAAGCCTCCTGTCTCTCCCAACTCCTGAATCTGAACACGAAAACTGGAAAAGACACATGTTTATAAAGCGATCATTGCACGCATTGAGATTGATGGGAGCAAGCCTGATTGTCATGTCTGCAACGCTATCGGCGACCCACGCACAAGCACCTGCGGACTATGGCAAGACACATGAATTGGTGGTGGCGTTGCCCTATGCTTTGCAGACCCTTGATCCCGCCGTTGGGGGGAACTTGCGTGGGGATTTGAGCATCATTGCATCGATCTATTCGCCATTGACACGCCTTGATGGTGAAGGAAAACTGGTAGGTGTTCTGGCAAAGAGCTGGAAGCAGGAGTCGGATACGCGTTGGGTGTTCGATCTGCGCGACGACGTGTCTTTCTCCAACAATGTGCCATTTGATGCTTCAGTTGTTAAGTGGAACATCGAGCGAATTCTGTCGTCAGATAAGCCAAGCTGGATCGTATCGTCGATGAAGGCAGTCGATAAGGTTGAAGTCCTTTCACCGCATCAGGTTGCCTTTACACTGAAACAACCCGACATCGAGTTTCCCAAGCGGCTGGCAGGGATTTTCTATCTGGAACCGGAATGGGCCAAGTCACATAATCCAGCGATTGAGGCACTTGGCACCGGCCCTTATAAGTTGGTCAGCTATAATCCCGAGGGCGAAGTTCGCCTTGAAGCAAATGAAAACTATTTCGGCAAGTCAGCAACATTCACCAAGGCGCAGTTCCGCGTTGTTGTGGATGCTGCGGCCAAGATCAATGGCCTGAAATCCGGCGAGATCGATGCCGCAGCTGTTATCGCACCGCAGGATCTCGCACAACTCGAAACCAATGGGAATCTGATAGCAGGTGCGCGTCCAAGCACGCGCGTACAGATCATCCGTTTCAATACCAATATTAAGCCGCTTGATGATGCGCGGGTGCGACGGGCTTTGAACTACGCAATCGACAAGGAAGCCATTACCAAGGCCCTATTCAAAGGATTGGTAAGCCCCGCCAACAGCCAGATCATCACCAGCTTTCATGAGGGTTATAACATAGAGCTGAAGCCGTGGCCTTATGATCCAGCGAAGGCTAAAGCGCTGCTTGCGGAAGCTGGTTATCCGGATGGCTTTGATGTCGAGATGGTGTTTGGCAAAGGCACCTATGTCGGTGGAGAGCAGGCAGCACAAATTATCGCGGCGCAACTAGCAGCCGTTGGCGTGCGGGCGCAGCTCAATATTCTGCCTGCTTCGTCCCATGCCGAGCGCGCGGCATCCGATAAAGCAGCCGGCCTGACTTGGTTTGGTTACGCCGATACGGCCAGCATTGCAGCCGAAACACTGACCTATCTTGGCAGCACGCATTTTCAGACGATTGGACCCGTCCCCGCCGCCTTTGACGAAGCGGTCAAGCAGGCAAAGGGCGCACTAACCAAGGAGGCCGAGCTCGCATCGGTCAAACGTGCAACCGAAGTGGCATCTGATGAAGCACTCGCTGTCTTTCTTTGGGATCTGCCGCAAACCTATGCCTACAGCAAGAAAGTCGTGTGGGACATTCGCCGGGATGACTGGACGCTACCATACGAAATCAAACCTGCTGAATAAGCCATTCTTCCAACCTACCGAGTACAGGAAATACCTATGACCAGTGGTCTGACGAAATACATCCGACACAAGAGAAAGCTGCACGACGCACGACAGGGAAAGCCATCCGGCGCAGGCCAGCTTTCCGCCCGTGTCGTTGCTGAAGGACGCAGCGGAATCCGTCGTCTTTTCATTCGTGATTTTCAGATTATCACCGATGGATCTCCCGCCGGCGGTGGTTTTGATCTTGGTCCGGCCCCGGGTGAATTGCTGATTGGCGCCGTTGCTGGTTGCCTCAATCATGGTTTTCTTATTCAGGCGTCACTGCTCGATATCGAGATTGATGCGCTGGAAGTTGTTGCCGAAGCTGTCAGCAAACCCGGACAAATCGGAACAGGCTCCAACGAGCCCGTTGATCTGGAACTTCGATACACCGCGAAAATCCAATCTCCCGCATCTGACGCCGAGCTGGAAGACCTGCGCCAACGCGTTGAGCTTAACAGCTTTGTTTATAACGTCGTTACCCGCGGCGCTTCGATTGCAGGGCGTCTAGAAAGGATCAGCGTATGACCATTCGAGTTATCGAGACAGATAAGGCAAGTTCCGGCGGTCTGCGTTTCGCGACACGGGCGACTCCTGAGCCTGGTTATGGGGAAGTACTCATCAATGTGACAAACACCTCTTTGAATTTCGGCGAAACTCGACGGGGGGCACGCGGTCTTGAGGCTGATGGCACGGTTCTTGGATGGGATGCGTCCGGTGTGATTGTAGCCGTTGGCCCACAAACCAAAGCGCCACCCATCGGAACATTGGTTGTGACACGTGCCCCACTTGGTGCCTGGGCTGAAAAGCGCGTTGCACATGTAGAAGATATTGCTGTCATTCCGGAGGGTGTAGATCCTGCAGAAGCTGCAACTCTGCCGACAGCAGCTGTCACGGCGCTGGCAACCTTACAACTTGGTGGGCCAATTCTCGGCAAGACGGTGTTGATCACCGGCGCTTCTGGCGGCGTAGGCCGCTTTGCAATTCAGCTTGCACGGCTGGGTGGCGCGCGCGTTATCGCCTCTGTGGGATCAGATGCTAGTGCAACCGGTCTGGGGGAACTTGGCGCGGATCTTGTTGTGACCAGCCTTGATGATGTGAAGGAAGGTATCGATCTGGTGATCGATAATGTCGGTGGGCCGCAGCTCGTGCAGTCCTTCAAACTTCTTAACCGTCATGGAAATGTACAAAGCCTCGGTTGGGCCTCAGGAGAAGACGCCACTTTTGGCAATCTGGGTACGGTTGGTCCGGTTGGGCGCCACATTCATGGCTTCCTGATTTCCGAGTGCCGGGTGGGCTCTTATCTCAAGGCACTGCTGCAATGGCTGGCTGAGGGCAAGCTTAAGACTGAAGTGAAATGGCGTGGTGACTGGAACGAGTTTGACCAGGCGGTTGCGGCCCTTCTTGACCGGCGTTTGCATGGTAAAGCCGTTCTGGATGTGAAACCATGAATGCACATATACAATCCTTCCGGCACACGCAATGGTTCGATCCGCCAATAGAGGCCGACATTCGAGCGCGGGTCGATCAGGTAAAAGCTGAGCTTGCTCCGCATGTGGTAGAGCGGGACCGTAAAGGTTCCGCACCGACTGAGGAGGCAGAACTTCTGCGTTGGTCTCGTCTGCCGGCATTAACGATCGATGATGGTCTGAGGCTGTTTCGGAAAGCTGATAGCCGCCGCGAAGCGATAAAAGCACGATGGCAACATGCCCTTTTTGCGATCCGGGAGATCTCACGCGTCGATTTATCCACCGCAGCTCTTCTCGGTTACAATTATATGCATCTCCTGCGTATTGAGATTGCCGGGCGTGGGCCCGTGTTCTCGAAAGCTGTGGAAGATTCGTTGCGGACACCGACACTTTGGGGCGGTGCCAACAATCCAAACGGTCCTGCGGCAGACTTAAAGCGGGTTGACGGAGGATACATTGCCAATGGAACGAAAAGCTTCGCAACCGCTGCACAAACAGCGGATCGTCTCGTGATTGGCGAAAGCTATCGCTCTGCAGATGGTCTTGAACAACGTCTGACTTTCGTTCTTGATGCATCGACGCCTGGGATTGTCCATGCTGATGACTGGGATGGCATTGGCGCGCGTCGCTCGGCATCAGGCAGTCTGGTATTTGAAAATGTATTTATCCCTGATGACGCGATTTTCAGCAAATCAGCCGCCGATCCTACAAAACGACCCCTCAATGAATCCATAGGCTCGTTGGCCTTTCAGATCATGTTCGTTAATTTTCTCAATGGGACAGCGTTGGGGGCAATTGATACTACCCTGTCGCAACTGCATTTGCGCAAAAACGGTCAAAACTCATCTGTGCCGGACTACATTGCAGACAGTATCGGACGTGCCATAACAACAGCCAACGCGTCCTTTGCCCTTTCAACTGTGGCCAACAAAGCGTTCGGCGAACTGGTCGCAGACATTGACGAAAATCGGCTGACACCGGAACGTCGTGGCGAGATTGCCGATCTCATCTCTCAGGCCAAAGTTGCATCGGACGCGGCATCGCTTTCAGTAACTTCGCGCATTTTTGAGGCCGTTGGCGCGCGTTCTGCGACTTTGAAGCAGGGACTGGATCGCTACTGGCGTGATGTCCGCATCTATACGCTGCATGATCCGGTCGCTGTAAAAATACAGGAAATTGGCAAATATGCCGTCGACCTTGAGCTGGCGACGCCTTCGGCGAACAGTTGATTTTGTTGGAACTTATCCCATAAGGGTCGTTCAGCGTTAAAAGCTGAACGGCCTGTCACGCAAAGAGTGAGCCGATGGACATAAATGCCGCAAAATCCAGACATCCGAAAGAGCGCCGAAAAGGAAGCTGGCGCTTCCTGTTCCGCTCTGACAGTGTTGCACTCAATCTTGTTGCCACAGTCGCGGCGTCAAAAGACAGAACCAAGGGTATTGACCGCTTCTCAGAGCCATCATTGCTGGACAGATGGCTTTGTGAAGCAGAGCTACCGCCGCTCTCAGGTTGTGTGACAGACGAGGAACTCGCAAAAACAAAGGCTTTGCGAGAGGCGATATTTAGGCTGGCCGACAATCGTATCAATCAACGTGAGATTTCGGTGACTGATATTGCTTTGATCAACGCTCATGCCCGTTCAGGTATGCCGGTTTTGCGTATTGCTTGTGACGGCTGCAGCACTGAGCCGCCCGATGCAGCCGAAATGAACGAAATTCTTGGTTTGATTGCGCGTGATGCTATCCAGGTATTTACCGGCCCATATCGCATGCGCATCAAGCAATGCGCTTCGCCTCGCTGTCATGTGATGTTCGTTGATAAGTCGCGGGCTGGCAATCGGGTATGGTGTGCTATGTCTCCGTGCGGGGACCAAGCAAGCGCCCGCGCGTATCGTCGGCGCGTCAAAAAACATAATACTTTAAATCAACGTGGCCAGGATGGAAGCTAGCGAAAATACTGCTCTAAGCTTACCCCTTTTTTCGTAAGCGCTTTGAGCATGTGATTGTGTAGATCACTAGTGGCAGTCATCATCAAAGTAACTTTGACCGGTTCAAACGGGCAATTATTTTCCTTCTCGAAGCGGTGTCCTGCTGGTCCGTTGGCGGTGGCGGGGACCTGGAATGTCTACTTGATCGACATGCGTGAGTAACGGCAACTGTCACGATAGACGGTGACCGGACGACCCTCACAAAATTTGTCAAGCAACAGACGTTCGGGAAGTCGCGGATCGCTACCGATCCGGAATATTCCGTCTTCAAGCGCGACAAGTTCCATATCAAGGTCAGGCCCCTCTACTCCGCCCGGCGAGATGAGCCATAGCTTGTCCTCACGCATGACGATGCGGAAGGTGGGGCACCAGGGAGAATAGCTGCGATAGCGTCCCGTCAAACCAGCGTAAGGGTGTTTTTGCTGAGTGAGGCTATGGAACGGTTGCGTATTTTCTGGCCTATAAACACGATCACCGAACGCCCACTGGCTTAGGTTGGCATCAAAGGTTAAGTGGAAATGCTCCATGTCCGGGTGATCGGTCATCATACGCGATCCCCAACTGCGCCAAATATTGGCCCTTATACCGTTACTGCGCAGATAGAGGCGCTGGTCTTCCTCAAAAATCTCGATAATGTCAGGACTAGTTTCACCAATTGCGCCAGAAGCGAAACGGCCAATCATCGAGGAGTTGTACCCTTTGCAATCGGTGCCGAATGCCAGATCCAGCCGCGCTGCCGGCACCGCGCCTTTTACCAGCGTCGCATGTGCGTGCCGGGCAAGCGTCTCCCCAACGGCATAGCAGCCATTTGCATTGGTAAGGACACAGATGCCAAGACCTGCGGTGCGGTCAACCAGAAGGAAGCTCGAATGCCCGATCATTCCGCCGCCATGTGTGAGGCAGATATGCCCGCCAACCGTTTCGATATTGATGCCATAGCCATACCGACTTTCGCTAACTGCAAGGCCGCCGAAGTCGTCGACATTTCCCTCGCCCTCATGCCCGAGGTCCGTGATTGCGCGCAACAGTGCAGCGGCAGGAATTGCCTGTTCTCCGTTGATCCGGCCACCATGCAAAAGCGCCGTCATCAGGCGAACCATGTCGCGGCTGGAAGCGGCGATGCTTCCGTCGCCGCCTTCGGCCTCGACCCACGGAGCCGCGGCAAGTGCTAAGCCGGGTCGCCACGGAATATCATCGCGTGCGGGCTGGCTTCCTGTCGCAACATGCGCGCGAGTGGTGCTCTCAAGCCGTGCGAAGGAGTCGGTCATTCCGAGCGGAGCCAATAAGCTGGCTCGCGCATGGTCAGTGGCATGCATGCCAGTCAGCCGACTGACGGCAAGACCAAGGACGTTATAGCCGAGATTTGAGTAGTGGAAGAACGTGCCGGGAGGGCTGGCAGTTTTGCTGTCGCGCAGACTCCAGCACTGCGCCAGTTCGTCTGGTGGATCATCAGCGCCCTTGACGAGCCCAGCAGTGTGATGAAGCAAATGGCGCAACGATGGTT
This genomic stretch from Ochrobactrum sp. BTU1 harbors:
- a CDS encoding ABC transporter substrate-binding protein, whose translation is MFIKRSLHALRLMGASLIVMSATLSATHAQAPADYGKTHELVVALPYALQTLDPAVGGNLRGDLSIIASIYSPLTRLDGEGKLVGVLAKSWKQESDTRWVFDLRDDVSFSNNVPFDASVVKWNIERILSSDKPSWIVSSMKAVDKVEVLSPHQVAFTLKQPDIEFPKRLAGIFYLEPEWAKSHNPAIEALGTGPYKLVSYNPEGEVRLEANENYFGKSATFTKAQFRVVVDAAAKINGLKSGEIDAAAVIAPQDLAQLETNGNLIAGARPSTRVQIIRFNTNIKPLDDARVRRALNYAIDKEAITKALFKGLVSPANSQIITSFHEGYNIELKPWPYDPAKAKALLAEAGYPDGFDVEMVFGKGTYVGGEQAAQIIAAQLAAVGVRAQLNILPASSHAERAASDKAAGLTWFGYADTASIAAETLTYLGSTHFQTIGPVPAAFDEAVKQAKGALTKEAELASVKRATEVASDEALAVFLWDLPQTYAYSKKVVWDIRRDDWTLPYEIKPAE
- a CDS encoding OsmC family protein; the encoded protein is MTSGLTKYIRHKRKLHDARQGKPSGAGQLSARVVAEGRSGIRRLFIRDFQIITDGSPAGGGFDLGPAPGELLIGAVAGCLNHGFLIQASLLDIEIDALEVVAEAVSKPGQIGTGSNEPVDLELRYTAKIQSPASDAELEDLRQRVELNSFVYNVVTRGASIAGRLERISV
- a CDS encoding zinc-binding dehydrogenase, producing the protein MTIRVIETDKASSGGLRFATRATPEPGYGEVLINVTNTSLNFGETRRGARGLEADGTVLGWDASGVIVAVGPQTKAPPIGTLVVTRAPLGAWAEKRVAHVEDIAVIPEGVDPAEAATLPTAAVTALATLQLGGPILGKTVLITGASGGVGRFAIQLARLGGARVIASVGSDASATGLGELGADLVVTSLDDVKEGIDLVIDNVGGPQLVQSFKLLNRHGNVQSLGWASGEDATFGNLGTVGPVGRHIHGFLISECRVGSYLKALLQWLAEGKLKTEVKWRGDWNEFDQAVAALLDRRLHGKAVLDVKP
- a CDS encoding CGNR zinc finger domain-containing protein — translated: MDINAAKSRHPKERRKGSWRFLFRSDSVALNLVATVAASKDRTKGIDRFSEPSLLDRWLCEAELPPLSGCVTDEELAKTKALREAIFRLADNRINQREISVTDIALINAHARSGMPVLRIACDGCSTEPPDAAEMNEILGLIARDAIQVFTGPYRMRIKQCASPRCHVMFVDKSRAGNRVWCAMSPCGDQASARAYRRRVKKHNTLNQRGQDGS
- a CDS encoding beta-lactamase family protein, giving the protein MTDLPSILARIYTELPGQWPFTGGILGIVTRDGDARYLQFGRDFEHQEITERTPFLIGSISKFFTGLMIANLIENDVCDPDRPASDILPWLKIGSDYPEPSLRHLLHHTAGLVKGADDPPDELAQCWSLRDSKTASPPGTFFHYSNLGYNVLGLAVSRLTGMHATDHARASLLAPLGMTDSFARLESTTRAHVATGSQPARDDIPWRPGLALAAAPWVEAEGGDGSIAASSRDMVRLMTALLHGGRINGEQAIPAAALLRAITDLGHEGEGNVDDFGGLAVSESRYGYGINIETVGGHICLTHGGGMIGHSSFLLVDRTAGLGICVLTNANGCYAVGETLARHAHATLVKGAVPAARLDLAFGTDCKGYNSSMIGRFASGAIGETSPDIIEIFEEDQRLYLRSNGIRANIWRSWGSRMMTDHPDMEHFHLTFDANLSQWAFGDRVYRPENTQPFHSLTQQKHPYAGLTGRYRSYSPWCPTFRIVMREDKLWLISPGGVEGPDLDMELVALEDGIFRIGSDPRLPERLLLDKFCEGRPVTVYRDSCRYSRMSIK